The genomic window GCCTGCGGCTGGATCAGCGCGCCGAGGCTGCCGGACTTCAGATCCACCAGCACCTTCGGCGCGGTGTCGGAGTCCACCAGATCCATGAACACCGCTTGGGAATTTTCCGCGATGCGCACGGCGGACTGTTTCGTGGTCTTGATGACTGCCCGCGAGGCCGCGCCCGTCTTCACCGTTGAGCCCACCGGGACGGCATCGCCCACCTTCAGAGGAGTCTCTGCCGCGCCCCCCATTGGCAGCAGGGTGACCTTCCCTACCGCGACGGAGACTGTGCCCGTGCTTGCAGCCTCGCCTGCAGCCATCGCCACCCCCATGCCGCCGAGGGCCAGGAACACGATGACAATGAGGTATTTCATTGCGGATAAGGTGTGATTCTTCATGCCGGAGTCAAAAGGTTAAGCAAAATGTTTGCAAATTTGCGTCTCTAATTTGCATTAAACCTAATATTTGCTATAAAATTTGGGTGGCAATTGTGGGGGTGTAAAAGAATCGTAAGCCCTTGCCACAGCCCTCTCTTTACAGGATTGCCATGATAACCTCAGTTCTTGCATGGCCCATCTTACCCTTGTGGCTGCTTTTCGTTAATCACTTCAGCGGCAGCGTGCCATTGCAGCGGGCAAACCTAGAGCCCCCGAACTGGCGATCGGAGAGTGAGCCAGTGTGAGCAGTGCGCAGAACGAGCGTATGTCCGAACTTGGGACACAATTGTTGCAGACGTGTGATTGGAGAGCGCTGAGTCAGCTTCTTGTGCCGCAGGCGGGAAATCTGCCGAGCACCTAACACTGGCGCATCGGGCTGATTTGCCTGAATTGTCCGGCGGGTCTGCGCGGTCAGAATTCACGACTCTAAATTCAAGCTGCAAACAAGCTTAATGGCGAGCTTTGTCTTCTAGCTTGCCATGCTCCTCTGGTGCGCCCGTCAGGAATCGAACCTGAATCTGCGGCTTCGGAGACCACCATTCTATCCGTTGAACTACGGGCGCGCTTAGTATCCAGAGAGCCCGATGATTCGCATGGGCTGCTGTGAGCAGCAAGTCGTTTCGATATGCCGGGAGTCTCTTTTTTGCGCAGCCTGCATGCTCACATCAGTTCATGCTTGGTGGTGCCATCTTTGGCGGCAGCTTGAAATTTATGCCAGCGGAAGGGCTCGATGACCTGTCCCCAAAAGGTCTTGGGCATGGCGGACTTGATGCCGATATCCACTGGGGGGCGGCGCTTGGTGTCATCATAGTACGTTCCGAAAATAATATCCCACAGCATGAGGTTTTCGCCGTAGTTTTTGTTTCCTTCACGCAGGTCTTTGGAGTGGTGCCAGCGGTGCAGGGCGGGGGTGTTGAAGATGTAGTTGAGCCAGCCAAAGCGCATCTGGATGTTGCAATGTGTGAGAAAGCCGATGTAGGCGGTGATAGCGCCAAACCAGAGCAGGATATCCCGAGGTGCACCCGCCAGAGCCAGCAGAGGAGCGGAGAAGATAGTGCTCTTGAGAGTGTCCACGATATGGAAACGCCCTGTGTTGAAAAACCAAAGCTTTTTGCTGCTGTGATGCACGGCATGGAAATACCAGAGCGGCATCCACTCATGCGCGATGCGGTGCGCCCAATAAAGACCAAACTCAGCGATGACCAGCCCCAGCGCCACCTGACAAGCCATGGGCCACTGAGTGGGCCAGTAGGGGCCGCCTCTGTCATTGCCTACCACATCAGCCAGGCCGATGACGGTGGCTGAGACGATGAGAAGCTGCACAAAGGACTTGGTAAAGGCGGTGTGTGCAAAATCCTGCACCATTTGGCCGTCAGACTCCAGCCATTCCTTTTCATGCGGGTGCACACGCTCCAATACATAGAGCAGCGCGGCCAAACTAAAGTAGGTGATATTGAATGCCAGAGGCCCGTGCCCGCTGGAGATGCCGATGGCGGTGGGGATCACAGCAGCAACAAGGAGAAGAGGCCAAAGCAGGTAGTCGAGCAGGGTGCGAAACATGGGCAGTATGTCTTCAAAGCAAGAAACGGGCACGAATCCAGCGCAGATGTGGTGAGATGGTGTGCGGGAATTGCGAACAAGGAGGATTCTCGCTCGCATGCTCCTCGATGCACCTATGACCACATTTGACCTCAATTATTCCGCTTCAGAAGTCTCCTAATGCATTGCTCCTTGACCCGGCATTTGCGCCATGACAGAGGGTAAGTATTCATTTAGATGAGCCGCCTCCTGAATCTTCTGCATGCCACTCGTGAGCTAAAAAAGACCCAGCTAATGAGCCGTGCCGAGGTGCTGAGGCTGCAGGACAGGCGCTGGCGGGCCATGGCGCGCTACGCACTCGAGGTCAGCCCCTTTTACCGCAGGCACCTGGCAGGCATTAATGTGGAGCGCTGTCAGCTCTCCGATCTCCCGCCCATGACGAAGGAGCTGTTGTTTGAGAACTGGGATGAAATCGTGCCAGATGTCAGGTTGCATCGTGCCGAGCTGGAGAAATATCTTCAGGATCCCGCGAACTGGGGCAAAGTAAAAGATGGCCGCTGGATGGTCTGCTACACCACGGGCACCACGGCCGCACCACAACTGGTGGTGCACGACATCGCGGCGGTGGATTATAGTCACGCCAGCCAAAACTTGCGCAACTCCGTCTCACCGCGCACCACTACCATGCCGCGTCTGCGGCTGGGTGGCAGGAGGCTCAAGGTGGTGGCTCTCGTCACCTCAAAAGCTGCGGCCACCTCGACCAGCCTCTTTGCCACCCGGCCCTGGGTGGGCGCGCTTTTTTCTACCTATCACCAGATTGATGTAGCCGCACCGTGGCAGCAGGTCCTGGCGGAGCTGCAACGACTGCAGCCGGACGCCCTTATGGGCTACTCCTCGGTGATGGGGCGTCTGGCGCAGGCCCAGCTCAATGGAGAGCTGCACCTGAACATGCGGCATGGCGGCTACATCTGGGGCGGCGGCGATGCGCTGACACCTGGCATCCGCGATCAGTGCCAGCGAGCCTTTGGCATCACTCCCTTCAACATGTACGGCTGTGGGGAGGTGCTGAGCATCGCACGCCAGTGGCGCGGCATGGAGCACCTCTGCTGTCATGATGACATGATGGTGCTGGAGACGGTAGATGAAGCCGGTCGCCCTATCCCCGAGGGCGATCTGGCGGACCACGCATACGTCACTCCTTTGATCAATAAAGCGATGCCACTGCTGCGCTATCGTGTGAATGATCGCCTGCGACTCGGTCCTGTGCATGAGCACTGGCCCTTCCGCACGCTCACCCAGGTGCATGGCCGGGGGACTACGGCCTACACCTTCCGCACGCCGGAGGTCCGGGTCTTCATCGGTATGAATTTTCTCTTCACCATGGATGAGCGTCGAGACGTGGCCTCCTTCCAGTTCCGCCAGACCGGACCTGCTACGGTGGAGTGCCTGACGGTGTCCTCACCAGGGATCAGCCCTTCATTCTTGGTGCCCGATCTGGAGGCCGATCTGCGCCGCTGTCTGGAAAGTGCCGGCTGTGGCGGAGTGCAGTGCACGGTGCGCATCGTGCGCGAGCTGATGCCAGATCCCCGCACCGGCAAAGTGGAGCAGAACGTGCCGCTGCCAGATGCATAACATAAAGCCACGCCTCCCACAGTACCTAGTTACGCAATCCTATCAATAAAGGCTCTAAAAACGTTTATATCGACGCGATATGATTGGGTATTTCTTTAGATTGGAATTCTTGACCCTGGATAGGTGACGTGAGAGGGGCTCAGGCCCTTGCATGCGCCGCCTTCTCAACCTCCTGTCAGCCACCCGTGATCTCAAGAGAACTCAGCTTATGTCACGGGCTCAGGTGCTGCGGCTGCAGGAGCAGCGGTGGCGTGCCATGGCGCGCTATGCGCTGCAGGTCAGCCCCTTTTACCGCAGGCATCTGGCGGGGATCGATGTGGAGCGCTGCGCCCTCTCCGACATCCCGCCTATGACGAAGCGCCTGCTGCGGGACAACTGGGACGAGATCGTGCCCGACTCCCGCCTGCACTACGCCGAGCTGCAGCGCTTTCTCAAAGACCCCGCCAACTGGGGCACGGTGAAGGACGGGCGCTGGCTGGTGGCCTCCACCTCCGGCACCTCCACCGAGCCCCTCATCGTGGTGCACGATATCGCCGCCGTGGACTACAGCCACGCCTGCCAGAATGTGCGCAACAGCGACTCCCCGCACAGCGCTGCCATGCCCTGCCTGCCATTTTTCCGCAAGCGGCTGAAGGTGCTGGCCATCGTGATGAGCAAGGCTCCCTCCGTCTCCT from Prosthecobacter vanneervenii includes these protein-coding regions:
- a CDS encoding sterol desaturase family protein; the encoded protein is MFRTLLDYLLWPLLLVAAVIPTAIGISSGHGPLAFNITYFSLAALLYVLERVHPHEKEWLESDGQMVQDFAHTAFTKSFVQLLIVSATVIGLADVVGNDRGGPYWPTQWPMACQVALGLVIAEFGLYWAHRIAHEWMPLWYFHAVHHSSKKLWFFNTGRFHIVDTLKSTIFSAPLLALAGAPRDILLWFGAITAYIGFLTHCNIQMRFGWLNYIFNTPALHRWHHSKDLREGNKNYGENLMLWDIIFGTYYDDTKRRPPVDIGIKSAMPKTFWGQVIEPFRWHKFQAAAKDGTTKHELM
- a CDS encoding AMP-binding protein; translated protein: MSRLLNLLHATRELKKTQLMSRAEVLRLQDRRWRAMARYALEVSPFYRRHLAGINVERCQLSDLPPMTKELLFENWDEIVPDVRLHRAELEKYLQDPANWGKVKDGRWMVCYTTGTTAAPQLVVHDIAAVDYSHASQNLRNSVSPRTTTMPRLRLGGRRLKVVALVTSKAAATSTSLFATRPWVGALFSTYHQIDVAAPWQQVLAELQRLQPDALMGYSSVMGRLAQAQLNGELHLNMRHGGYIWGGGDALTPGIRDQCQRAFGITPFNMYGCGEVLSIARQWRGMEHLCCHDDMMVLETVDEAGRPIPEGDLADHAYVTPLINKAMPLLRYRVNDRLRLGPVHEHWPFRTLTQVHGRGTTAYTFRTPEVRVFIGMNFLFTMDERRDVASFQFRQTGPATVECLTVSSPGISPSFLVPDLEADLRRCLESAGCGGVQCTVRIVRELMPDPRTGKVEQNVPLPDA